Genomic window (Pseudomonas sp. L5B5):
AGGATCAATAAAAAAACCGGAAAACAGATAGCCAAAGCCGTCACACCCCCAAGGATAGACGGCAATTGCAAGGACTCAGCCCAATATGGAGATCGTCCCTAAGTATTTCAAGGCGCGTGGCAGATTGTCGCAATCCAGACTGTCCAACCATTGCAGGTCGGACCAGCTGCGTAACCAGGTAAACTGGCGCTTCGCCAACTGGCGCGTGGCAATGATGCCCCGCTCCTGCATTTCGGCGAACGTCAACTTGCCATCCAGGTGATCCCAGACTTGGCGATAGCCCACTGCACGTATAGACGGCAACCCAGCATGCAGGTCACTTCTCGAACGCAGAGCTACGACCTCATCAATGAATCCCTGTTCCAACATTTGTGTGAATCTTTGTGCAATACGTTGGTGCAGTACCTGGCGATTCGCCGGAGCGATGGCCAGATTGGCGACAGTATAGGGCAATTGGCCGCGTCCCGAAGCGCCTGCTTCGGTACTTTGCGCCAATTGACGTTGCCGATGGGCCGTCATTGTCAAGCCGCTGACTCGATAGACTTCCAATGCCCGGGTCAGACGCTGAGGATCATTGGGATGAATCCTCGCCGCAGACTCGGGATCCACTGCCGCCAACTGGTCATGCAGTGCCTGCCAGCCTAGCCGCACCGCCTCTTCTTCCAGCTCGGCACGCACTTGCGGGTCCGCCGGCGGCATGTCCGCCAGCCCTTCGAGCAGCGCCTTGTAATACAGCATGGTGCCCCCCACCAGCAGCGGGATCTTGCCCCGAGCGGTGATATCGGCCATGGCCGCCAGGGCATCGGTACGAAAATCGGCTGCCGAATAACTCTCGCTGGGATCGAGAATATCGATCAGGCGGTGGGGAAACTGCGCCAACTGCTCCCTGGAAGGCTTGGCAGTGCCAATATCCATGCCGCGATAGACCAGCGCCGAATCGACACTGATCAACTCGCAGGGCAACACCTTGGTCAACTCGATGGCCAGGTCGGTCTTGCCCGCCGCGGTCGGGCCCATCAGGAAAATCGCGGGAGGAAGCTGAGTCATCAACGACCGCGCAGAAAGAGTTTGTCCAGGTCGTCCAGGCCCATCTGGGTCCATGTCGGCCGGCCATGGTTGCATTGGCCGCTACGCTCGGTGCTTTCCATGTCGCGCAGCAGTGCGTTCATTTCCGGGATGGCCAGGCGTCGATTGGCACGTACAGCGCCATGGCACGCCATGGTCCCCAGCAGCTCGTTGAGGTGGGCCTGGATACGATCGCTGGTGCCGTACTCCATCAGGTCGGCCAGCACGTCCTGGACCAGGCGATTGGCCTCGGCTTGCTTGAGGAGCGCTGGAATCTGGCGAATCGCCAGGGTTTCCGGGCCCAGGCGCTGCAACTCGAAGCCCAGCCGCTGGAACCACTGGGCATGCTCCTCGGCGCAATCGGCCTCGCGCTGACTCAGTGCCAGCGATTCCGGCACCAGCAGCGGCTGGCCACTCAGGCCCTCGCTGGCCATCGCCACCTTGAGGCGTT
Coding sequences:
- the miaA gene encoding tRNA (adenosine(37)-N6)-dimethylallyltransferase MiaA encodes the protein MTQLPPAIFLMGPTAAGKTDLAIELTKVLPCELISVDSALVYRGMDIGTAKPSREQLAQFPHRLIDILDPSESYSAADFRTDALAAMADITARGKIPLLVGGTMLYYKALLEGLADMPPADPQVRAELEEEAVRLGWQALHDQLAAVDPESAARIHPNDPQRLTRALEVYRVSGLTMTAHRQRQLAQSTEAGASGRGQLPYTVANLAIAPANRQVLHQRIAQRFTQMLEQGFIDEVVALRSRSDLHAGLPSIRAVGYRQVWDHLDGKLTFAEMQERGIIATRQLAKRQFTWLRSWSDLQWLDSLDCDNLPRALKYLGTISILG